One Sulfolobus sp. S-194 DNA segment encodes these proteins:
- the glmM gene encoding phosphoglucosamine mutase, giving the protein MGKLFGTDGVRGVVNKELTPELVLKLSKAIGTFFGKNSKILVGRDVRAGGDMLLKIVEGGLLSVGAEVYDGGMAPTPALQYAVKTLGYDGGIIITASHNPAPYNGIKVVDKDGIEIRREKENQIEDLFFTERFNTVEWSSLTIEVKREDRVISTYVNGILSHVDVEKIKKKNYKVLIDPANSVGALSTPLVARALGCKIYTINGNLDPLFSARQPEPTFDSLKETAEVVKTLKVDLGVAHDGDADRAIFIDSEGRVQWGDRSGTLLSYWASVKNPRVIKKIVTAVSSSSLVEEYLSKYNIQVEWTKVGSVDIAHKVADENALAGFEENGGFMYPPHQYVRDGAMSFALMLELIANENVSSAELFDRLPKYYLVKTKVDLKPGMVVEGIYKKILEVYSASTVKAITIDGVKIIGKDFWFLVRKSGTEPIIRIMAEAKDENVANNLVNELKKIVEGK; this is encoded by the coding sequence ATGGGTAAGCTTTTTGGTACTGATGGAGTAAGAGGGGTAGTTAATAAAGAGTTAACTCCAGAATTAGTATTAAAGCTTTCTAAAGCCATAGGGACATTTTTTGGAAAGAATAGTAAAATTCTTGTAGGCAGGGATGTAAGAGCTGGAGGAGATATGTTACTTAAAATTGTTGAAGGAGGTTTACTAAGCGTAGGTGCTGAGGTTTATGATGGTGGTATGGCTCCTACACCTGCGTTGCAATATGCTGTGAAAACTTTAGGATATGACGGTGGTATTATAATAACCGCTAGTCATAACCCCGCACCATATAATGGAATAAAAGTTGTTGATAAAGATGGTATTGAAATAAGAAGAGAGAAAGAAAATCAAATTGAGGACTTATTTTTTACTGAAAGATTTAATACCGTAGAATGGAGTTCTCTAACGATAGAAGTTAAGAGGGAAGATAGAGTTATTTCTACCTATGTAAACGGAATTCTAAGTCATGTAGATGTAGAGAAAATTAAAAAGAAAAACTATAAGGTATTAATTGATCCAGCTAATAGTGTAGGTGCTTTATCTACCCCATTAGTTGCTAGAGCTTTAGGCTGTAAGATTTACACGATTAATGGAAATCTTGATCCTTTATTTTCAGCTAGACAACCAGAGCCTACTTTTGATAGCTTGAAAGAAACTGCAGAAGTTGTAAAGACCTTAAAAGTGGACTTAGGTGTAGCACATGATGGCGATGCTGACAGAGCTATTTTTATTGATTCTGAAGGAAGAGTACAATGGGGTGATAGGAGTGGTACTTTATTATCATATTGGGCATCTGTTAAAAATCCTAGAGTTATAAAGAAGATTGTTACTGCCGTTTCAAGTTCAAGTTTAGTAGAGGAATATTTAAGTAAATACAATATTCAAGTTGAATGGACAAAAGTAGGAAGTGTTGATATAGCGCATAAGGTAGCGGATGAAAATGCGTTAGCTGGGTTTGAGGAAAATGGTGGATTTATGTATCCTCCTCATCAGTATGTAAGGGATGGTGCAATGAGTTTTGCTTTAATGTTAGAATTGATAGCTAATGAAAACGTTTCGTCAGCAGAGTTATTTGATAGACTTCCTAAATATTATCTTGTAAAAACTAAGGTTGACCTAAAGCCAGGGATGGTAGTTGAGGGAATTTATAAGAAAATATTAGAAGTATATTCTGCTTCTACTGTTAAAGCAATAACTATAGACGGAGTCAAAATCATAGGTAAAGATTTTTGGTTTCTTGTAAGGAAAAGTGGAACTGAACCTATAATAAGAATAATGGCTGAAGCTAAAGATGAAAACGTAGCAAATAATTTAGTTAATGAATTAAAAAAGATTGTAGAGGGCAAATGA
- a CDS encoding PFL family protein, with protein MKYSAEEIIEVYQMLNEEDLDIRSVTLSINTLFAVSADLDKSLKKLEEINNFIEKFSKVVDEVGSKYGIRIVTKRVSVSPIQFFLEVLDEKDGIELAKYLDRMAERNNIDYISGYSAFADKGFTRGSLRVLKTLTESLNNTKRLTGMVNAASTMSGMNIDAIKIFVDRIFEMPPESSSRTAIMSNVPPDSPFVPSAHHGLGMPEATINVAVSGPGVIKASIERSKPKTLQELHDIIKRAAFKITRLGELIGKTVAESMGINFTTVDLSLAPSPKVGDSVAEIIETMGIEKIGGHGSLAALAILMDAVKKGGAMATSSVGGLSSAFIPVSEDAVMSERSLEGYVDFYTLIALSSVCNSGIDMVGVSKSQGKDKVIGLISDILALGISLNKILGARIIPIDSPPGSYIDLGGLLGKIVVMKLKDVDVSKFTSYKGFIPSTVKRLELG; from the coding sequence ATGAAGTATAGTGCTGAAGAAATAATCGAAGTATATCAAATGCTTAACGAAGAAGATCTAGATATTCGTTCAGTAACTCTAAGTATTAACACACTCTTTGCAGTATCAGCTGATTTAGATAAATCATTAAAGAAGTTAGAAGAGATTAATAATTTTATAGAGAAATTTTCAAAAGTTGTGGATGAAGTAGGGAGTAAATACGGAATCAGAATTGTTACTAAAAGAGTATCTGTGTCTCCAATTCAATTCTTCCTAGAAGTACTAGATGAAAAAGACGGAATAGAACTAGCTAAATATCTTGATAGAATGGCTGAAAGAAATAATATCGATTATATAAGTGGTTATTCAGCTTTTGCAGATAAAGGATTTACGAGAGGATCTTTAAGAGTTCTTAAAACCTTAACAGAATCACTAAACAATACTAAAAGATTAACCGGAATGGTCAACGCTGCCTCTACGATGTCGGGAATGAATATTGATGCAATAAAAATTTTTGTAGACAGAATATTTGAAATGCCACCAGAGTCCTCATCAAGGACAGCTATAATGTCTAACGTTCCTCCAGATTCGCCTTTTGTCCCTTCAGCTCACCACGGTCTAGGAATGCCAGAAGCTACAATAAATGTAGCTGTAAGCGGACCTGGAGTAATTAAAGCTTCTATTGAAAGAAGTAAACCTAAGACTTTACAAGAACTCCATGACATAATAAAGAGGGCAGCATTTAAGATAACTAGACTTGGTGAACTAATAGGAAAAACTGTAGCTGAAAGTATGGGAATAAATTTTACAACGGTTGATTTATCGTTGGCTCCCTCACCTAAAGTAGGAGATAGCGTTGCGGAGATAATAGAGACGATGGGGATAGAAAAGATAGGCGGACATGGTTCATTGGCTGCATTAGCCATTTTAATGGACGCTGTAAAGAAGGGAGGAGCTATGGCCACATCCTCAGTTGGTGGTCTCAGTAGTGCGTTTATCCCAGTAAGTGAAGATGCTGTAATGTCTGAGAGATCCTTAGAAGGATATGTAGATTTTTACACCCTTATAGCACTATCCTCTGTATGTAATAGTGGTATAGATATGGTAGGAGTAAGCAAGTCCCAAGGGAAGGATAAGGTAATAGGACTAATTTCAGATATCTTAGCATTAGGAATATCTTTAAACAAAATCCTTGGAGCTAGAATAATACCCATTGACTCACCACCAGGGAGCTATATAGATCTTGGAGGGCTTCTGGGTAAGATAGTGGTTATGAAGCTAAAGGATGTAGATGTATCAAAGTTTACTTCATATAAAGGTTTCATACCCAGTACTGTAAAAAGACTGGAATTAGGCTAA
- a CDS encoding Trm112 family protein yields MKYRLLDLLACPICKHFPLKYYVFSTRTVERSIGDEKKPLCELYCSYKNQFIKDMKEPTPCEECIKYEIVDGLLYCPNCKRWYPIIDEIPRMLPDKLRRKDEDLSFMKKYKNNIPKEILEEGVPFNLKSEQS; encoded by the coding sequence ATGAAATACAGGTTGCTCGATCTTTTAGCGTGCCCTATATGTAAGCATTTTCCGTTAAAGTATTACGTTTTTTCAACAAGAACAGTAGAACGAAGTATAGGAGATGAAAAGAAACCATTATGTGAACTTTATTGTAGTTATAAGAATCAATTTATAAAAGATATGAAAGAACCTACTCCTTGTGAAGAATGTATTAAGTATGAGATTGTTGACGGTTTATTATACTGCCCAAATTGTAAAAGATGGTATCCAATTATTGATGAGATTCCTAGGATGTTACCAGATAAATTAAGAAGAAAAGATGAAGACTTGAGTTTTATGAAGAAGTATAAGAATAACATTCCTAAAGAGATCCTGGAAGAAGGAGTTCCTTTCAACTTAAAGTCTGAACAAAGTTGA
- a CDS encoding putative integrase has protein sequence MLKSYIKINWHSLNMGYRVFSAGQYKIRQRDKKYYVYSIEKDSNGNVKETYIGPLDKIVKFYCEKGLGPGFEPGTSGSTDL, from the coding sequence ATGCTTAAAAGTTATATAAAAATAAATTGGCATAGTTTAAATATGGGTTATAGGGTTTTCTCAGCCGGGCAATATAAGATTCGTCAGAGAGATAAGAAGTATTATGTTTACTCCATAGAGAAGGACTCAAATGGTAACGTGAAGGAAACTTACATAGGTCCTTTAGACAAGATCGTAAAGTTTTACTGTGAGAAAGGGCTCGGGCCGGGATTTGAACCCGGGACTTCCGGGTCCACAGACCTCTAA
- a CDS encoding MFS transporter: MKDKIIFSVNIIRFSSLTAIWTYTGIALYDFYHLSSLLVIIYYSLGYPILVISYILAGYLADSIGTKNTIVVSLFLTSIVLFLGFFLTNGVCGIIILSIQAFLNSLYITSSSTATGNLSSPSVKDLLLSFSRFRAGINLGWVIGPIIGGLLYYYLGWNFILLLGSLGNLISIPIVYKLNIKENTNNGSHREYFIKPSKYLMEIILVQFIFAFVASQILFGFTVYSTNILKIPSLLIGYFISLNSLLSALFQEPIGRYMAKLNLSHLKYLYVLGSFVFSMSYLSIFYLGNIIGLTLFIIFISLGEIILNPIILSISYIVSYKYHSKEIGMAMGFTRMAEGLGRAFSTSVTAYLFSIHDYEVSFTLLSLIGIIGLIVNRVVYTSLENLI; the protein is encoded by the coding sequence CTGAAAGATAAAATTATTTTTTCTGTAAATATTATAAGATTTTCATCATTAACCGCAATATGGACTTATACTGGTATAGCTCTTTATGATTTTTATCACTTATCATCATTATTAGTCATTATATATTATTCTCTTGGTTATCCTATATTAGTAATATCCTATATTTTAGCTGGTTATCTAGCTGACAGTATAGGAACAAAAAATACTATTGTAGTCTCATTATTTTTAACGTCTATAGTATTATTTTTAGGCTTCTTTTTAACTAATGGTGTATGCGGAATAATAATATTAAGTATTCAGGCATTTCTTAATTCGCTATACATTACTTCATCTTCTACAGCTACTGGTAATTTGAGTTCTCCCTCTGTAAAAGATCTTTTATTATCTTTTTCTAGATTTAGAGCAGGGATAAATTTAGGTTGGGTCATCGGACCTATAATAGGTGGTTTATTATATTACTATCTTGGATGGAATTTTATTCTTCTTTTAGGTAGTTTAGGAAATTTAATTTCTATACCTATAGTTTATAAATTAAATATCAAAGAAAATACTAATAATGGCTCACATAGAGAGTATTTTATTAAACCATCTAAATATTTAATGGAGATTATTCTAGTTCAATTCATATTTGCGTTTGTAGCTTCACAAATACTCTTTGGCTTTACGGTTTATTCTACTAATATTCTTAAAATTCCTAGTTTATTAATAGGTTATTTTATTTCCTTAAATAGTTTATTAAGTGCTTTATTTCAAGAACCCATAGGAAGATATATGGCGAAATTAAACTTGAGTCATTTGAAGTATTTATACGTTTTAGGTTCATTTGTCTTTTCTATGTCGTATTTAAGTATTTTCTATCTTGGAAATATAATTGGATTGACACTATTTATAATATTTATATCATTAGGTGAAATTATTTTAAATCCAATAATTTTATCAATTTCTTATATAGTATCATATAAATATCATAGTAAAGAAATAGGTATGGCAATGGGATTTACTAGGATGGCAGAAGGACTTGGAAGAGCCTTTTCTACTTCAGTTACAGCTTATCTGTTTTCTATTCATGACTATGAGGTAAGCTTTACTCTACTTTCTTTAATAGGTATAATAGGTCTTATTGTAAATAGAGTTGTTTATACTTCATTAGAAAATTTGATATAA
- a CDS encoding ACT domain-containing protein, producing the protein MENAIIIVVGADKPGIVAGIASKLAENNANIIDISQTVIRGIFAMIMVVDISRCKVPLDELRKQLQEKGKELGVEVHTYHEKVFRYMERI; encoded by the coding sequence ATGGAAAACGCTATAATTATAGTAGTAGGAGCTGATAAACCTGGAATCGTAGCTGGAATAGCGTCAAAACTAGCTGAAAATAACGCAAATATAATCGACATCTCGCAAACTGTTATAAGGGGAATTTTTGCCATGATCATGGTGGTTGATATTTCTAGATGTAAAGTACCATTAGATGAATTAAGAAAACAACTACAAGAGAAAGGTAAAGAGCTAGGGGTTGAAGTACACACATATCACGAAAAAGTATTTAGATACATGGAGAGGATATAA